The sequence GCGTGTGGAAAAACACGCGTCACCAAAACGGACGTCAACAATTGGTGACGCGTGTTGGAAACCAGCGTCATGATAGTGTGCATAAAAGGCGACGCGGTTTTAACTGTAAGCGTCTCTGATGATGGACTCCACATCGGTGACGCGCGGCTTGTGCATCCGCGTCTCCAATGAGCGCGTCATCTATATCTGGTCTACCTCCGGTTAGCTTTTTGTATTTGTGAGTAGGCATAAAGGACTGCAACCTGCGCCTGGGCCTGGGCCGCGGCGGCCTTTCGCCCGGCCCAAAACTACCGCCGGCACCCTCCcccgctgcggcggcgctgagccaccttcccctccctcgcctcccgaccagggttaaccgaaccgtcggtaaccggttcggtttgaccggttaccggtcaaaccggtccggttccggtttgggccggtaccaaaccggcccaaattcaaaatttaaatttgaatttcaaaaaatgaaaaattcccaaaaaatttctaaaaatacttcaaggtgcaacgaatctaatgctgtcaaattttctcaaaaattcgttcgtttaacatacttttcgggcaattaaagttaaaacaaaaaagaaaaggaaaaaaaatgagacggcccattaaggcccacttggtaaaccggtcaaaccggccggtaaaccggtctaaccgaccggtataccggttacacatgcaattttaaatttggatttgaattcaaaccgatcaaaccggccggtaaaccggtcaaaccgaccggtaaaccggtctaaccggtcggtatatcggtacgaaccggttgaactgagttttttgaatttaaatttgaatttgaccggtttctaccggtaaccggtgcgaccggtccggtaaaccggaaccggagcccggcggttaccggagaCGGGTCGGTTGGGTGAACCCTGCTCCCGACTCCTCCTTGCTCCGCCCTCGCCCGTCCCCTCCCCCTCTCGCCTCCCTCCTGACTCCCTGGCTGTGCTGCTCCAACGGGCGCCGTGGCGGCTCCTCCCAtccgcgccgcccccggctTCCAGGCCCGCACCGCCACCTGCGTCCaggcccgcgccgcctccgcctccgcctccgcctccgcctccgcctccgcctccctcgaGCTCCTCACGCCCCTACCCCTAGGTGTTGCCTTTGCACCGGCGTGTGCTCGGCCAGATCCACGCCGGCACCGCCTTCTCTGACCTCGCAACTAGGTGGATCCGCCCCGACGCCACCACATCCTCGTCCTGACCTCGGGTtggcgccgctcctccccgaCCTCGAGATCCCGCCGCTGTATGATCTGGACGCCAAGTGGGATGCATGCCTCGACCTCGCCATCCACCGCATTGCCTACTCCTCCCTCGTCGGCACCATGGCgggcctcctcctcttccgtaAGGAAACCCGCTTGGCTCCTCATTGCGCTTAATTTCCTGAGATCTGGTAGCTGCCTGCTTGGTGTTTTGGTAGGGTCGATTGTTGGTTTAGGGTTAGTGCGATGCAGGATGCTTGTTCTCCATTTTGATCGGCCTTACCCGATGTGGGATAAGCCAAGTTGGTTAATTGATACCATCGCTTTGCACATTATGTATGGTTTGATTGCTTCATGGTATAGCAGAGCTATTATTTCGTGGCTTTGTGCTATCCCCTGTGATTATCATGTCACATTTTACTTTAGAGAAATAAAAgctcatgctgacgtcagcccaAGTTCTCACGTCGGCGGCAAGGCGCACGcgttcgaggcggcggcggcgttggaggtggcggcggcgctggaggcggcggcgcacgagacggcgcggaggagggcggCACGTTcgaggcagtggcggcggcgtacgtcggcgcgcgcgcggaggtCCTGACGCCGCGGACGGCCCGGGGTAGcgcaggaggcggaggcggagggggcCAGGAACCGCGGCGGCGAaaggcggcgtgcgcgcgcgaggaggtgctggcgGCGTGGAGATCGGGGGCGCCCGCTGCCGAGGAGGAGAGGGCCCGgcgccgcggaggcggaggcacaAGCAGAGGCGCGACGGGGCGTCGGCGCGGTGGAGGCGGAGTGGTGacctgcagcagcagcggcggcgaatcAATCTCGGCGGAGGCAAAGGTGAGGGGGAACGACGCTCCTATTATATATATAGGGGTGCCACTTTAGTACTGAGCGTAGCCAAGGCCCGGTCCTAAATggccacatttagtaccgggcaagGGCTACGCCAGATACTAACTTGCCCTATCTGGCGGGAAATTTTCACGTagctgtttagtaccgggctaaGATTCAGTCCGGTACTAAACAACTAATTAAATAGCTTTTCTGTTTTCTTTGTGAGTGTTTTATATGTTatttattcataataaatcaattataaatataaatatatgttgttttcaccatgcaaaattatatttctgTATTTTAGGTCACTATGTTGGATATATTTAATGTGTAtgcacttaatttatcatattgagtccaatttttttatatctgtttcaattatgttttctgtgcaaactattatataaatatataaaaaatttaaatctaagttatttcatacatgtTAATTAAACAGTTAATTTAATAGATTTTCTGTTTTCTTTATGGGTGTTTTATCATATATGTGCATGCacttaattaaatagattttctatttcaattgtgtttatcacattgagtatgcacttaattaatttatcatattgagtccaAATATTTACTATTTAAGCACTTAATTTATTGTATTGAGAGCAAAATTTGTTATATTAGTGTGTCAAATGTGTTTTAGCGTCTAAAGTATTATTCAAAtgcataaaaatgaaaaaatactATTGTAACTAAAAAAATTGTTTAATGGAACGTTGAGTTCAAAAtaagtttcaaatatattacatcaatcacTTAGTCACATAAGCATCAAAGTACAATATATTAATTACAcatcattgtttaatggaaCGTTGATAACCTTTCTTTTTATGAATGTCCTTTGAtcatgatcacggcgcaagtaaggagcgtcctctttggataacagAATGCTGGGGTCAACATCGACCGAGAATGGAGGACGATcatcaaactgatcaaagtattctgacttgtccgaaatgtcttaaactccaatgatttttcttttttctgaaagaactatgtggcgttttggctcgtcgtcgaacttgtcttgatttttcttaggtttgcttgtcatgtccttcacatagaacacctGCATCACATCCTTGGCAAGGACGAATGGTTCGCCTTTATATCTAATtttttgaagtccactattgtcatcccataccagTCTATCGTTACGCTGCCTCCAACTCGAttcacccattggcaccgaAACATAGGAATCTTCAAAGATCCATAGTCCAGCtcccatatttcctctatgacaccaaagtagctgtccttatttccatcatggcctattgcatcaatacgcacaccactattttggttcatgctcttttcatcttgggctcttgtgtaaaatgtatatccattgatctcatacccttggtattggatgattgtggccgatgatcccctagcaagccattgcagttgtacatcaattgtgctatagatgagcccagtctctttgtgatcctccaatatcttctcaaacttctttgactccttcaaagtttcacagtctctttgtgaatccactagaacctgacctaattcatcagATAGTTGGTCTTATGAAgcattttctccagcctcgtctatttcttcagcatcgtccatgggttcatcttcaaaggcttccgcttcatatagatgagcccagtctgcaatattatgatcatcatcttcttcaccatcatgcatcacaactccaggttcaccgtgcttggtccaaagagtatagttatccatgaaacccttttcataaatgtgggcgtgtagagtgctTCTCTTAGaatattcctttttattttggcaaacgcggcacggataacacataaaacctttcaatgacttgtgggcctccgccgcatcaagaaaagactttagaccattaatccacgccatggtgcaccggtcgccgtacatccattatcggtccatcgatctacaattttgtattaagtaacaatatcattttacttgtattcatatcatttgacacataacataatgaaatacaaaagctATTTCtgcgaatttaacattgaaatacaaaagGTCCGAATATCCATCACATAACATGCTTAAATTAAATAATATGATAAATaaagtccaaattaataaatatagattacactacatgctagctacctaatacaaactactcatcatgagattttttgaccgatgcctcgtgaactgcctcgcgaagtcttgactcggaacggtcatattccgccaaccccgactcttcacgtcttgcattatatcgagccatcaactcactatcatcatcagtaccatgcaGCTCGACGTTAAATTCACAGTTAAATTTATGGCTTTCTTTGCCAAGGGAGAATATATGAAAAGCTTTCTTAATCAAACGACAAATACGAccgctaacaagaccaacaCGCTCTGCAGGGTGGAACTCAAGCGAATGACCGGTGCGCTCCAATTGATTGCGTACCACCACCCGAGCCGCAGCTCGATGCTCAaaggcatcatgttgcaaaggcatttctaataagtaatattaataacatgtcaattatatgtctcattaagaaacaaaactaatttcagtacacaaatcaaataaatgtaaaaatctgaacaaattattagaattaaaataaaaatataaattgtaaaccataattattttgacactcttcagttcaacgCGAACACATCGTTCCACAccataagggatgcgcaatcaatgtCCGCGACTTTGTTTCAGgcactttctctaaaaccatcgagaagaaaaaatgtttgtttcgaaacatgtctatgtcgttaaccttgaccctgcagtgataacactgacattcggggctactattggcatccacgacacagtgcggtacaataggaccCGATGAAGGAGTATGGCCTTGGTTCGGATAATTTGATTCTCAACTCGCTCAAAAGGTGTGGATTTCATAATtgggaccaagaccgtactccttcatcgcgtcctcatatataccgcaccgcatcgtggatatcgatgctagcccgaatagcagtgttttcactgaaggatcaaggttaacgacatattcatgatccgaaacatacatttttaaacttctcgatgggttccatatgagcccgaataaatacatcattagagtgtcaacataatgcaactaaatgcataacaaataccaaactaattaaccatgccacttgaaaaaattgaaaaaaatccctataaattatccacattgaaactatccaaTACCCCTTCTCCAAATTCAAGTAATGGGTTTTGTACATCTCAAATCCATCCATAAATCATAGGAAACGTGCTCATTCtatatatttctaaaaatcacaaatatCTCAAACTACAGAGCatgaaacaaataataaataccatcaaacaagagaggaagaagttgcaaacctttagtGCACTTGGATGAGTAAaatctccacaaaacttgagaaaaTGGGGCAGCACCTCCTCTCTAACTCGCAATGGGAAGAAAGCCCGAGCTCGGTCAAATggttggctcgggctcggggaggaagaagacacGCTGATTTATAGTGGGcggattagtaccggctggtggctccagccggtactagaagtcgcaatttagtaccggctggagccaccagccggtactaaattactcggctccatttagtaccggctgatggctccagccggtactaagtggCCACCTAGCTGTTGCGCCCGGCTGTCGGTGGTGCATTTCAGTGCCGactggtggctccaaccggtactaaatggctccagGCGGTACTGTagctttggcccggtactaaagatgcacgttagtaccgggccaaagtaCGCGCGGTACTAACCTTCGCGGACGAAtgagcagttttctggcagtgaTGGTGGGGCACTTGTGATTCTGTTTAAATAATCTCCCTGTAACTGTTGCTCCCTGCACCAGTATATATCTATGCAGTTCATTCAAGTCGTAGCTGCTCTTCTTGTTTTAATTCCGTAATGAATAACAGAGCTCCTGCGCAGTGTAGTGGCAGTGCTTTGATCACGTAGTAAGTGTATTACTGTGATATCGTGGTAGTAATCAAAACATTGACGGCGAAACGGATGATAACTAACCTTACCAGATCATGCATGGATAGTACCACCAAACAGTTGGTATATCATCAAGGTATGCAGCTCAATGAAATGACTTATTAACTACACCTTCTGGTCGAGAAGAATGATGATCAGagtcaccttttttttttctgagataCTATTATAGTTACTTGATGCCACTGATTGTTAGGCACAGTTCTTATGGAAGAAAAAGACTGTCTCACAGTTGCAGATCGCTGTGGAATAAGGTGACAGCGGGGCAGCCAAAATCATGACTGCTTGTAGCATGCGTCCTGATCTCATCTGGATTTAATTTTAAAacgatactccctccgttccaaattataagtcattccgagaatcttggagagtcaaaccatctcaaagtttgaccaaaattatagagagaaatataaagatttatgacatcaaataggtgcactataaaaatatagctaacaaagaatttaatgatacttaattagtatcataaatgttattattttatcatataaatttggtcaaacttgaaattttttgactatctaagattcttggaatgacttataatttggaacggagggagtaactaTCAAAGTTAGTTACGAGTTTAAGTTGCGTACGTATGGAGCAGTATTGAGCGCAACAAGATTGATGGGGTTTCTTCAAACACTTGATCCTATGGCCATCATCAGTACGGCGAATCGATCATATGAATGAATCTGTCGAGGCTGTCAAGGTGGAGGAGACTAAACTCGCTAATCGCTGAAGCTAGCTTCATCTTCAAGTACACTAGTAGCCAGTAGTGTGGCCGTTGTGGATCTGTGGGGACTGATAGGATGACTAATCCGGAGAACCCACGAAGAGCTAAAGCCATCACGAACTAATTAAAGCCAACAGCCAGCATGCAGCCTGGGTCAGTAAGACAGAGAGAGTGATCGACATAGATCAATGTATGGTAGTGTGCACATTGTGGTAGCATGCATGATCGCTCCGGGGAAGAAGAAGTGCATTTGAAGTCACCTCCTGTCTTTGTCAACTGGCCTCTCTTGCTCTCGATCACCTCGTTGTTTGTCGTAGTGCTATGCCCAACTGTCGCCATGATTGGCCACCACTCCATGGTGAGTCCATGGACGACCTTGCCATGCCATGCCGTTTTGTCTCTAGCTATATATAAACGGCAGCTGCCATCACCTCGTAGCTTCGCTCGCTTCACAGCAAAAGGCAGTGTAGATAGGCTTGCTCATACATATCCAACACGGTGGGCGCGCGCGTGCCTGCcatgggcggcgccggcgtgctTTTCTCGGCGTCGTTCGTTGtgttggtggcggcgctggcggtgCCCGTGCTTGCGGACGGCGCCTCGCCGGAAGCGGGCCGGGTGGCTGCTGATCATCAGGTGCAGAGCGTAGAGGGGGCTGCTGGCCGGAACGGCGGTTACAATGCCAGCAGCGTCACCGGCCGgaaggacggcggcggtggaggcgggggtGGGTGGGGCAGCAGCGGAGGGACCTCGTGGAGCTACGGCTGGGGGTGGGGCTGGGGCACCGAGGGtggcgggggcggaggcggcggtagcagggaaggaggcggcggcggcggtggaggaggaggaggaggcggcggtggtagTGGTGCAGGTGGAGGCGATGGAAGTAGTGGAACGGCAGCGCGCGGCGGGAGGAGggtgacggcgcggcggcgtcggcaccGGCCGAGCTACAGCTCGAGCCTGTACCGCGTGGGGGAGTACGCGCGGTGCACGGCGCCCGGGCGGTGCCGCGGCATGCGGCTGCTGTGCCCGATGCACTGCGACGGGCCCTGCTTCTACGACTGCGACGCCAACTGCAGGGCACACTGCCGCTTCtagctgcccgccgccgccggcgcgtggtCGTCGATCTCCTCCGGCGCCACGGGCGTCGCATCGCCGGTCGCCGCTGCTTGCTTTGCTCCCTCTCTCTGCTCTTGGTGTGCTGCCTGTGCTCGGCTTTCCTGCTTTCTTGGTGAGATGACATGCCGTGCGTCGTGTGCTTTTGATGGCTGTCGCGATTGTTCAGCCCGATTGCTGCTGCCACCGTCTCAGGCTTTTTCGTTCTGAATCTGTCTTCTGACGGTGTACAGCTTGTTTGCTGCCTGTAATTGAGGAGGATGCGTCTCGTTCAGACCTATTTTTCATCAGCTTAATCAAAAGAGTGCATCTTGGGGGCTAACCGTGCCTGACCTGACCATGTGAGGATTTTTCTAGTAGCGTGATCATCATGGTGTGTATTGATAGGATAGTGACAGGGTCGTTTTTATTTCCATGAACATGCTTTGGTACAGCTTCATTCTAAAATCCTAGGCATGTTAAAAACAAAAGTAGTTCGTCGTATTTTGCTTTCACTGGACCTATACTAAGCATACGATCCACTCAAACAATTCCTTGCATATCCAAGTTTTCTAGCTTACGCTTCCATGCCATCTGCTAGTTTGTCATAATGTGTGGCAGCATGACTGTTGGAAGATTCCTGCATCATGAATGGCTGAGCACCCATGGCAGAGAAAGGCAGACCAAGCGCTTTAATCACCAGCTTAGAGAGATGAGCAAATAAACAAATGACGACCATTAGTTGTCCAAATGCATCCCTTTCAGTTCAGTTAAATCATTTATGGACCTTCAGATTCGATCGAAATCATTGTGGATGTGCCATTTTTGTTTCAATTTGACAAATCTCGCTGGAGATTGAGGACGGACGTCGGAGCGTGGTACGCTGCTTGTAAGGAACATGCCCATTTAGGCTATTGTTTATGATTTTGATAATtgtatgacaacgcaattaaAGGGATTAAcaagtttgtcaagtgaatctTTCTAGGTCCCAAAAATGTATTAAAAAGGGTTAGCAAAGCAAAACataaagaaagaactcaaataaatgctgaattggacgagttatgcaaaaatcagtagcaccggttattCCTATGACCCTGCACCGGACCTTACGAcaagcatcggttgaaccgacgcccaaAACTTATTCAAATGAGATGGGCTTCAGCAGAATCTTGTAgagaatttcacaagctttccaaagAGTACAACATCATCGAAATCGGAGTTCGGAATAAAAAGTTATGGTCAAAACACGGAGAAGCTGATTTCTATgtggcaccggttaaaccgatgctatcaccggttattcCGATGctcaaaatttggtcaaatgAGATGGACTTTAGCATAATCTTGTAgagaatttcacaagctttccaaagagtacaagatcatccaaatcggagttcggagtaaaaAGTTATAGCCAAAATACGAAGCACCTTGAAGCTGATTTCTATAAGCACCGAAAATATCGATGCTACTTAaaaaaggcatcggtgcaatgcctgcactattgtccagagagcatgttttttgTCCCAGAAATTTTCtttagcaccggatgaaccgatgctaccACCGGATATTCCGATGGTACCATATTTCAGCTGCAGAACTCGTCAGAAAGGACCAACGGCTAGTTCGAGCTATTAGtgatcggttaaaccgatgactaggcaccggttagaccgatgcTTACGCAAAAATGcccccaacggctacaaacggctactTCGAgtttgtgggctatatatatggttTCCCTCGACCATTTGAAGCTTACTGGAGACTAGAGAGACCCCATACACATTGAAGGACACCTCCAAGCCAATCCAAATGCATATTGATCAAATCCTTatgtttagcactagctttgtgagtgtgaatgctagattagctcttgagtgagtgagtaagcaaggttgagatccttgtgctgcggttcttgagtgaaccaacCATTGTATCTCGATGCGCCGGTCctttggagcattggtggctcgccagcATGTCAACGACCCTCTGGCTTGGTGTGGAacggcgtcgacaacattgttcgggggacggagacccctccttcgtgggcaagaTCCCTTAGTGGAAAACATGATCAATGTggccgtgattgtgttcacggaagagacttgattgccgggaaccgatactcttcgtgagtgcttcaacaacgtggatgtaggagcgccttcgtgtcgagagtttgcttcctcttatcccgtctttaagcttccgcatttcatattgtaattttatgtgcctttactttcatagagtagtatcttgataggattggctataggttgctaaactattttgggatgagggtttcacactagaagaatcatagttgcacatctagatagcatttTAGATTAAGTTTTTGtgtaaactagttggagccataggttaaggtttttagagaGCCTAATTCACCCCATCCCCCTTTtaagctagagcacccgatcactttcaacacTGCCCTGATGAACGGCAAATGTTAGGAGTCGCTCGGGCTACTGGCAGTCAAACAATCGCACAAGgtccaataactatttttttttccggaacaaaaaaaatttatttccgATTTTTTTATATTgctaga comes from Panicum virgatum strain AP13 chromosome 4K, P.virgatum_v5, whole genome shotgun sequence and encodes:
- the LOC120703251 gene encoding ctenidin-3-like, whose protein sequence is MGGAGVLFSASFVVLVAALAVPVLADGASPEAGRVAADHQVQSVEGAAGRNGGYNASSVTGRKDGGGGGGGGWGSSGGTSWSYGWGWGWGTEGGGGGGGGSREGGGGGGGGGGGGGGGSGAGGGDGSSGTAARGGRRVTARRRRHRPSYSSSLYRVGEYARCTAPGRCRGMRLLCPMHCDGPCFYDCDANCRAHCRF